The Candidatus Margulisiibacteriota bacterium genome segment GGGGTAAATATAGGTTCTTCCAGTTTTTGCGATTTCAGTAAACCTTTGGACAGTTCAATCCCGCAAACCTTGCCTGTCTGTTGATATTCTGTCCAGCCTGACCCGGTTATATAACCGCGCACAATACATTCCAGCTTTACAACCTCGGTTTTTTTCACAAGCATAGACCGCTGATTTAAGATATCTTTAAATTGCTGTAATACCTGCGGATAATACTTTACTTCCGCGGTAATCATATGATTGGGAATAATATCTTCCAGATAATTGAACCAGAATTCTGAAATGGAATTCAATACTTTTCCTTTATCAGGAATAGTCTGCGGTAAAATATAATCAAAAGCGGAAATACGGTCTGTGGCTACTATCAGCAGTTTGTCGCTAATCTCAAATACTTCTCTGACCTTACCGCTCTTAACTTTTTTTATTCCCGGCAAACTTATGTCTCTCATTTGAACCTCCCAATGGTTGTTTGTTTGTTGAGTCGGGAAGAAGAAATCCAAGCCTCCAACCGTCCTATCATCCAATTTCTTCCTTCAACCTGCCTTTTGTCATACTTTATCAACTCTCAACTTTCATCCTTAAGCTTTCAACTATCATGCTTCGTCAAGCTCAGCATGACGCTCTTTTCACTTTTCATTGTTCACCTTTCACCATTTAGCATGTACAATACGGTTCATTTCTGAACATTTTTTTCATTTCCTTGATTATTTCACCCACCAGTTCGGCTTCGTTCATTACAAAAAACTGAATACCTCTGGCGCCCGCGGCCCTGAATTCCAGGATGAGGTTTTTAATAAATGTCTTATTCAGACTATGGTCATTTTTATTAATAATATCCACATATTCTTCGGGAATATTTATTTTAAAAGTTTTCTGCAGAAATTCGGCCTGTTTGCCGGAGATCATAACTCTTACTCCGGGCAAAATTGGTATATCTATGCCTTTAGCATGTAATTTTTTTAAAAAAAGTTTGTAGTTTTCCGGCGAATAAATCATCTGGGTAATTGCCCACTGCGCGCCCTCTTTAACTTTCAGCACAAAATAATCCACGCTTTTATCCAGACTGATGTCCAGCGGCTCCGGATAGGCGGCAGCACCCATACAAAAATCCAGAGGCTCACCCTCATGAAAAGTTTGGCTGTCGGCATCAAACCCTTTGCGCAAAATGTATTTTCCCTCGGTAAGCTCTTTGATCTGTTTAATAAGCTGATAAGCATACTGATGCTGATTATCTGTGGCGCAGTAATTGGCGAACACACCGGTTGGCGGATCTCCGCGCAGTGCCAGTATATTGGTTATGCCCAGATAAGAATGATCTATTACGTTATTCTCAATTTCCGGGATAGTAGAATCCATGCAGGTAAAATGCGCAATAACCGGTATTTTATATTTTTCTTTGATTAAAAAAGCTATGGGTACAGTACCACCGCGCAATGAACCGCCGGCGCCACGGGTTATAGAAATAAAATCCACACCGGCTTTTTTTAAAATTTCTACTTTTTTGAAAATATTTTCCGCCGGTTCGCCGTTTCGCGGCGGCACAAGTTCGCAGGAAAAGGTAAACCCTTTTTTGCACATAATCTCTGTCAAAGGTTTGTCTTTTCTCACGAGCATGGTAAATCAAATATTAACATGTAGCTTTTTTTTTGACAAAGTTAAAATACTTTTTTGTTTTGGAAAATGAGATTATTTTTATGTTTAATCGATAATTTGAAGCAGGACAATAATGAAAAGAAAAATTATCGCCATAGACATTTTTAATTTCCCAGCAAAAACTTCAGGAAATACAGTTACACTCTTACTTTCGGGCGAGGAAGCACTGGAGCGTAATTTACAGCTAATAAGAAGCGCGAAAAGCTCTATCCATGTTCAAACACTATATTTTGCAGATGATGAAGTGGGCAGAATGCTTGCTGAGCCGATAATGGAAAAAACTACGGGGGACATGGCTTCCAGAATCATCAATGATGGTTTTCATCTGGGAAAAGGAAAAAAGTTGTTAAAAAAAATGTCACAAGCAGGAGTGGATATAGCCATTAATAATCCCAGATGGAAATTTTGGAAATTAAATAACAGGGCACACGAAAAGATATTTCTGATTGATGGATTGACCGCTATTGAAGGAGGACGCAATAAAGCCCGCAGATACTATAATTCCAGAGAAGTTTTTGATATCGACATCGAATTCAACGGGCCTTGCGTAAACACCATTCAAGCTGTTTATTTGCAAAACTGGCAAAGGATAAAAGGTACAACCTTCAGTACAACTGATCTGCCCAAACTGTTTCCGCCTATAAAACCGCTGGAAAATGGTGTCCAGGTTGAAGTCTTTCATAGTATTCCAGGTCGTCGTAATGTGATTACAAACCTTTTTGAAAAAATGATACACAAAGCAAGC includes the following:
- a CDS encoding phosphoribosylaminoimidazolesuccinocarboxamide synthase, with the protein product MRDISLPGIKKVKSGKVREVFEISDKLLIVATDRISAFDYILPQTIPDKGKVLNSISEFWFNYLEDIIPNHMITAEVKYYPQVLQQFKDILNQRSMLVKKTEVVKLECIVRGYITGSGWTEYQQTGKVCGIELSKGLLKSQKLEEPIFTPSTKAEEGHDENIDEKKAIDIVGKDVFETVKDKSLRLYSKARDFAENRGIIIADTKFEFGVYEGQIILIDEALTPDSSRFWPLDQYEVGKEQPSFDKQFVRNYLLDINWDKKPPVPDLPEDVVQKTSEKYKEAYTKLTSESL
- a CDS encoding methylenetetrahydrofolate reductase, coding for MTEIMCKKGFTFSCELVPPRNGEPAENIFKKVEILKKAGVDFISITRGAGGSLRGGTVPIAFLIKEKYKIPVIAHFTCMDSTIPEIENNVIDHSYLGITNILALRGDPPTGVFANYCATDNQHQYAYQLIKQIKELTEGKYILRKGFDADSQTFHEGEPLDFCMGAAAYPEPLDISLDKSVDYFVLKVKEGAQWAITQMIYSPENYKLFLKKLHAKGIDIPILPGVRVMISGKQAEFLQKTFKINIPEEYVDIINKNDHSLNKTFIKNLILEFRAAGARGIQFFVMNEAELVGEIIKEMKKMFRNEPYCTC
- a CDS encoding phosphatidylserine/phosphatidylglycerophosphate/cardiolipin synthase family protein codes for the protein MKRKIIAIDIFNFPAKTSGNTVTLLLSGEEALERNLQLIRSAKSSIHVQTLYFADDEVGRMLAEPIMEKTTGDMASRIINDGFHLGKGKKLLKKMSQAGVDIAINNPRWKFWKLNNRAHEKIFLIDGLTAIEGGRNKARRYYNSREVFDIDIEFNGPCVNTIQAVYLQNWQRIKGTTFSTTDLPKLFPPIKPLENGVQVEVFHSIPGRRNVITNLFEKMIHKASRLTLVYPYFFPPEKLNNALWTKGRTPDCAINIYTNGIATTDHPRILKAAPIYYKSLEHPSQKSMYDKFLFEEHYLDYYAHSLNGEIVNLWTPRDIFIHAKLLIANRRYIVLGSANMNLRSHYRDSEIAFFIDDENIAGMLEDRLEQLRLDHKFDREKIYFNYRVRDMFIEKVWNFYNSI